A single genomic interval of uncultured Sphaerochaeta sp. harbors:
- a CDS encoding efflux RND transporter periplasmic adaptor subunit gives MNPNTSKKRIVGVSVLVILILAATSVIVINPFAGLIEKQKASETEVVEDATVSVAVQALEPRNLQNVIQGNGNVIDPSSIDVYPEVAGTLTSLLVKVGEQVEKDQVMGTVDPSRAGMVYKESVIKAPASGTVLALPFVQGAVVTGQAPIARLGMLEELEVVMSIAERHVGSVGIGTKARLSFKAFPGKMFTGTVTRLSPVLNPASRTLEIGITVDDTEKQVKSGMFPTVELLTDYLENVLVVPRSSLLYAGAQSYVYVVDSSNVAHRRNVEIGMQVSDMVQIVSGLEMGDHLVIQGQSLLTDGAAVRIVQ, from the coding sequence ATGAATCCTAATACATCAAAAAAACGCATTGTCGGAGTAAGTGTACTCGTCATCTTGATCCTTGCAGCCACTTCTGTCATTGTCATCAATCCTTTTGCTGGTCTTATAGAGAAGCAGAAAGCAAGTGAAACCGAGGTAGTGGAGGACGCAACCGTCTCTGTTGCCGTACAAGCACTCGAACCACGGAACTTGCAAAACGTAATCCAGGGAAATGGTAATGTAATCGATCCCAGTTCGATTGATGTCTATCCTGAGGTTGCCGGTACCCTTACCTCCCTTCTGGTAAAAGTCGGGGAACAGGTTGAAAAGGACCAGGTAATGGGAACTGTTGATCCATCCCGTGCTGGGATGGTGTATAAGGAGAGCGTCATTAAGGCGCCCGCCTCTGGAACAGTACTTGCACTTCCTTTCGTACAAGGAGCAGTGGTTACCGGACAGGCACCCATTGCTCGATTGGGTATGCTTGAAGAGTTGGAGGTTGTTATGTCCATCGCTGAGCGACATGTCGGTTCGGTGGGGATTGGTACCAAAGCCCGACTTTCGTTCAAGGCTTTTCCTGGAAAGATGTTCACTGGTACGGTAACCCGTCTTAGCCCGGTTCTCAATCCTGCGAGTAGAACCTTGGAGATTGGAATAACCGTGGATGACACCGAGAAACAGGTCAAGAGTGGCATGTTCCCGACCGTGGAACTCCTCACTGATTATCTTGAAAATGTATTGGTGGTTCCGCGTTCATCACTTCTCTATGCAGGTGCACAAAGCTATGTATATGTAGTTGACTCGAGTAATGTCGCACACAGGAGGAACGTGGAAATCGGTATGCAGGTATCGGATATGGTACAGATTGTCTCAGGATTGGAGATGGGTGATCATCTGGTCATTCAGGGTCAGAGCCTCCTCACCGATGGCGCTGCTGTGCGCATTGTCCAATAG
- a CDS encoding TolC family protein, protein MNRKILLLHILLIVGILSLGASSLTLDDALERARMHNLSLQGNAIDVNAAKRDIDTSWNLFLPNLNLSLSHSGSGPVFNAAERTVSGIPIPATFGDTGLSFGLNMQFTLNLAVKEQLESYHLGYQIQKVTYEQAKAEIQRNVTKLFYYLLMEKQNIEVQEANLELARQQWDEVKEKFEQGFASEVEVLSSELSYEQMRPPLQQSKNQYEANLFSLKALIGMDLSEPLEVEGEIPALMEHLEVTELQEYLAKSYSIALLDLNLASIEKQKELNKKQAFTPSLSLQGNYGISGWNDSYSNSFSDSFSYTVSVALPLDGFIPNSRTQVGLASLDDSLDKLALQRQQALQQMELSVTSQVQNLNMLSLQADLAEQSLAVSERLYEAQVIQYYSGYLGFVSLEESRNNLMRAKQGVLGVQYQYISALIDLLYDLNIPMKEFNPSHES, encoded by the coding sequence ATGAATAGAAAGATATTACTACTCCATATCCTGCTAATAGTAGGTATTTTAAGTCTAGGAGCAAGCTCTCTCACACTGGATGATGCATTAGAGCGTGCACGTATGCACAATCTCTCCCTTCAGGGCAATGCCATCGATGTAAACGCAGCAAAGCGCGATATTGATACCTCTTGGAATCTCTTTCTTCCCAATCTCAATCTCTCTCTTTCCCATTCTGGATCTGGTCCGGTATTTAATGCTGCTGAGCGTACTGTCTCTGGAATTCCGATTCCTGCAACGTTTGGAGATACCGGTCTTTCCTTCGGCCTCAACATGCAATTCACCTTGAATTTAGCGGTGAAGGAACAGCTGGAGAGCTATCATCTGGGGTATCAGATTCAGAAGGTTACCTATGAACAGGCGAAAGCTGAAATACAAAGGAATGTGACCAAGCTGTTCTATTATCTCCTGATGGAGAAGCAGAATATTGAGGTGCAAGAAGCAAATCTGGAGCTTGCCCGTCAGCAGTGGGATGAAGTGAAGGAGAAGTTCGAACAAGGGTTTGCCAGTGAGGTTGAGGTACTCTCCTCCGAGCTCTCCTATGAGCAGATGAGACCACCCTTGCAGCAGTCAAAGAACCAGTATGAGGCAAATCTGTTCTCCCTGAAAGCTCTGATCGGCATGGATCTCTCTGAACCTCTGGAAGTGGAAGGCGAGATACCTGCCCTTATGGAGCATCTTGAGGTCACAGAGTTGCAAGAGTATCTTGCAAAGAGCTATTCCATTGCACTTCTTGACTTGAACCTTGCGAGCATTGAAAAGCAGAAAGAACTGAACAAGAAACAGGCATTCACCCCATCCCTCAGCCTGCAAGGGAACTATGGGATTTCTGGGTGGAACGACTCCTACAGCAACTCATTCAGTGATAGTTTTTCCTATACGGTAAGTGTAGCACTTCCCCTTGATGGGTTTATCCCAAACTCACGAACCCAGGTAGGACTTGCCTCCCTGGATGACTCGCTTGATAAACTTGCCTTGCAGCGTCAGCAGGCGCTCCAACAGATGGAATTGAGTGTCACCTCCCAGGTGCAGAATCTGAATATGCTCTCTCTGCAAGCAGACCTTGCCGAGCAAAGTCTTGCCGTGAGTGAACGACTCTATGAAGCACAGGTCATCCAATACTACAGCGGATACTTGGGGTTTGTGAGCCTTGAAGAATCGAGGAATAACCTTATGCGCGCAAAACAAGGAGTGCTTGGTGTTCAGTACCAATACATCAGCGCCCTTATCGACCTGCTCTACGACCTGAATATTCCAATGAAGGAGTTTAATCCATCCCATGAATCCTAA
- a CDS encoding cyclic nucleotide-binding domain-containing protein, translating to MSECTIDNEFLCKHSMFGGLNDASLSLIKPYLEEHTYEENVTILKQGEPNNRVHFIVEGEVAIVRQSETNKKQSRIITTLHNGDSFGEMELIDIQNCAASVVTLAPSRVITLSNKDLYKISLVDLKTYTMLVLNLARDISRRLRGADEMLAMVKNRATMPTSAAQGDASS from the coding sequence ATGAGTGAATGCACAATCGACAATGAATTTCTCTGCAAGCACAGCATGTTTGGTGGGCTCAACGATGCTTCTCTCTCCTTGATCAAACCCTATCTGGAGGAGCATACCTATGAGGAGAATGTTACCATCCTCAAGCAAGGGGAACCCAACAACCGGGTACACTTCATTGTCGAGGGTGAGGTTGCCATAGTCAGGCAATCGGAGACCAACAAGAAACAGAGCAGAATCATCACAACCTTGCATAATGGAGACAGTTTTGGAGAGATGGAACTCATCGACATCCAGAACTGTGCGGCCTCAGTGGTTACCCTTGCCCCGAGCCGGGTCATCACCCTTTCCAACAAGGATCTCTACAAGATATCACTTGTTGACCTGAAGACCTACACCATGCTCGTTCTCAACCTTGCGAGGGATATCTCAAGAAGGCTTCGTGGTGCAGATGAAATGCTCGCCATGGTCAAGAACCGGGCCACCATGCCTACTTCTGCTGCTCAAGGCGATGCATCCTCATAA
- a CDS encoding MFS transporter: MYKRTIRACYLGNFIGALTCNLAPLLYVTFMSELGLSFEQVGRLTLLNFFTQIVADLVFSRPVDRYGVRPFITLGHFLAFVGFLFLALAPRLFPHNTYLGLMLATIIYSIGGGLFELLLSAIVQAIPGDAKESAMSLLHSFYAWGFIVVVIGTTLMIQLFGRGNWMFVVLIWSVFPLLNFINFLTVPLAPAVHEDHRTKIRELLASRYFLFVVLGIAVGGATEVSMSQWTSTFAETALGLPKEVGDLVGLCLFALLLGTIRAIYGAWGTRFPLYKAMLMGSILCVVCYLVAALSPLPIISLVACIFAGLGAGLLWPGSVVNGANRFPLAGSSLFAFLAAGGDAGAAFGPWLIGVTADVFPNLVTKAPWLRGLSEADAALRSGMLIGTLFPLLMVLFLMRMHRLEQQK, encoded by the coding sequence ATGTACAAACGCACCATTCGAGCCTGTTACCTAGGTAATTTCATTGGGGCCTTGACCTGCAACCTGGCTCCTCTCCTCTATGTAACCTTCATGAGTGAGCTTGGTCTCTCCTTTGAACAGGTAGGGCGTCTTACCTTGCTCAATTTCTTCACCCAGATTGTCGCCGACCTTGTTTTCAGCAGACCAGTTGACCGTTATGGAGTCAGACCGTTCATTACCCTGGGGCACTTCCTGGCGTTTGTAGGTTTTCTTTTCCTTGCCCTTGCTCCTCGCTTATTCCCTCACAACACCTATCTTGGATTGATGCTTGCAACTATCATTTACTCCATAGGTGGTGGACTCTTCGAACTATTGTTGAGTGCAATCGTACAGGCAATCCCTGGGGATGCAAAGGAGAGTGCAATGAGTCTCTTGCACTCCTTCTATGCATGGGGATTCATTGTTGTCGTCATCGGGACGACACTGATGATCCAGCTCTTCGGCCGCGGGAATTGGATGTTTGTTGTCTTGATCTGGTCAGTTTTCCCCCTCTTGAATTTCATCAACTTTTTGACTGTCCCCCTTGCCCCTGCTGTTCATGAGGACCACCGGACAAAGATCCGAGAGCTGCTTGCATCCAGATACTTTCTCTTTGTTGTACTCGGTATCGCCGTCGGCGGCGCTACTGAGGTCTCCATGAGCCAATGGACCAGTACCTTTGCTGAAACGGCCTTAGGCTTGCCGAAGGAAGTGGGGGACCTGGTAGGCCTTTGTTTGTTTGCCTTGCTCCTTGGAACCATACGCGCAATCTACGGTGCATGGGGTACCCGCTTCCCGTTGTACAAGGCTATGCTGATGGGATCTATCCTCTGTGTAGTGTGTTATCTTGTGGCTGCTTTGAGTCCACTTCCGATTATCAGCTTGGTTGCCTGTATCTTTGCAGGATTGGGAGCAGGGCTTCTTTGGCCAGGCTCAGTGGTTAACGGTGCAAACCGTTTCCCCCTCGCTGGATCCTCTCTTTTTGCCTTTCTGGCTGCAGGCGGAGATGCAGGAGCAGCATTTGGCCCCTGGCTTATTGGTGTGACTGCTGATGTATTCCCCAATCTGGTTACCAAGGCTCCTTGGCTACGAGGACTCTCCGAGGCTGATGCTGCGCTGAGAAGCGGAATGCTTATCGGCACCCTGTTTCCCCTGCTGATGGTCTTGTTTCTTATGAGGATGCATCGCCTTGAGCAGCAGAAGTAG
- a CDS encoding DNA repair exonuclease: MRILACADIHLGRKPELAQSGHAAWDSIIQKAIGLAVDVVVLAGDVVEHERTWLSVYGPLLSGLETLKNAGIQVVGVGGNHDWSVFPRLAEESDAIKILGLNGTWESHDIGDVRFIGWSFPSTHEEESPLSDFDASLVDDSKLSLGLLHADWTQQYSKYAPIDEHALLKTGIPLWMLGHIHRGGRLGTSSAYYCGSPFALDVSETGAHGAYLLETEQGRTWKDPLFIALCPYRYEQCIVDATGIQDMESLRSAVTRSVRAYIDQMPFHGTVAVRLVFTGNLHANLDLQQVFSFEGREMELLFQDEDLEVLLLNRAEDATDLEVDLDQLVKGSGPQALLASMLLDSDALQQLGVSYQRLDTESYNTSGFNLLRQTSLTQEEAVKRGKRAVLQLLRAMESQRREHEA, encoded by the coding sequence ATGAGAATTCTCGCATGTGCAGACATTCATTTGGGGCGAAAACCGGAGCTCGCACAATCCGGACACGCTGCTTGGGATTCAATCATCCAAAAAGCGATTGGGCTTGCCGTGGATGTAGTGGTATTGGCCGGTGATGTCGTGGAACATGAGAGAACCTGGCTATCCGTCTATGGTCCTCTTCTTTCTGGGTTGGAAACGCTCAAGAATGCAGGAATACAGGTTGTCGGGGTAGGGGGAAACCATGACTGGTCCGTCTTTCCCCGGTTGGCCGAAGAGAGTGATGCGATCAAGATCCTTGGTTTGAACGGAACATGGGAATCCCATGATATCGGGGATGTTCGGTTCATTGGTTGGTCATTTCCCAGTACACATGAGGAAGAATCCCCGCTTTCCGATTTCGATGCATCACTGGTTGATGATTCCAAGCTTTCCCTTGGTCTGTTGCATGCTGACTGGACTCAGCAGTACTCCAAATATGCTCCCATAGACGAACATGCATTGTTGAAAACCGGTATTCCTCTCTGGATGCTTGGACATATCCATAGAGGAGGAAGACTGGGCACTTCTTCTGCCTACTATTGTGGCTCCCCCTTTGCTCTCGACGTGAGTGAAACAGGTGCACATGGAGCCTATCTTCTGGAAACCGAACAAGGTCGCACATGGAAGGATCCACTGTTCATTGCCCTCTGTCCGTATCGGTATGAACAATGTATAGTTGATGCTACCGGTATACAAGATATGGAATCACTTCGCTCTGCGGTTACCAGATCGGTACGCGCCTATATTGACCAGATGCCATTCCATGGAACAGTTGCGGTACGTTTGGTGTTCACCGGGAACCTGCATGCTAATCTGGACTTGCAACAGGTCTTTTCCTTTGAAGGAAGGGAGATGGAACTCCTATTCCAGGACGAGGATCTGGAGGTGCTGTTGTTGAACCGCGCCGAAGATGCAACAGACCTGGAGGTAGATCTCGATCAACTGGTCAAGGGCAGCGGTCCGCAAGCCCTGCTTGCATCTATGCTTCTAGACAGCGATGCACTGCAGCAACTGGGTGTGTCCTATCAACGATTGGATACAGAGAGTTACAATACCAGTGGGTTCAATCTTCTCAGGCAGACCTCCCTTACCCAGGAAGAGGCCGTCAAACGGGGAAAACGGGCAGTTCTTCAGTTGCTCAGGGCTATGGAATCCCAGCGGAGGGAGCATGAAGCATAA
- a CDS encoding NADH-dependent [FeFe] hydrogenase, group A6 translates to MDRKMITLSVDGKTVTVPEGTRILDACKVAGIKVPSLCYLEDVSAHGSCGICVVEIEGFRRLVRSCLHTVQQDMVIHTHTDRVMRARKLNLELLLANHPLLCTNCERNLNCELQSLALQLGVRESRFERTKKSILPIDSSSSAIVRDPNACILCNRCVEVCAKVQEVHAIEMMGRGLRTTVSTFFDEGLASSVCTNCGQCSLVCPTGAITEKSHEREVFDAIADPDLVVLVQTAPAIRVGLGEAMGLGEGSLVTGKMVSALRTLGFDRVFDTQFSADLTIMEESHELIHRMTNGGTLPMITSCSPGWIKFIETFYPEQLDHLSSCKSPQQMFGSIAKTYYAEQAGIDPRNIRVVSVMPCTAKKFEAGRSEIDSAFSYWREKGSFSEEEYFPDVDYVLTTRELARMLKRIGIDFAHLEEGKFDDPLGQSTGSAVLFGATGGVMEAALRTAYETITKTTLEELEFEQIRIGKGIREATIMIGETPLKVAVANTLANARVLLDQIQEGKSPYAFIEVMTCPDGCLGGGGQPIPSTKEIRRKRAMSIYEEDRGMPIRKSHENPSIQELYTSFLEQPLGHLSHQLLHTTYVKRGAYPD, encoded by the coding sequence ATGGATAGGAAGATGATCACACTCTCCGTTGACGGGAAAACAGTCACGGTCCCGGAGGGGACAAGAATCCTGGATGCATGCAAGGTTGCAGGGATCAAGGTACCTTCTCTCTGCTATCTGGAGGATGTCTCTGCGCACGGGTCCTGCGGCATCTGTGTGGTCGAAATTGAGGGATTCAGACGTTTGGTCCGTTCATGCCTCCATACCGTCCAGCAGGATATGGTCATCCATACACACACTGACCGTGTTATGCGTGCAAGGAAGCTGAATCTTGAGCTGTTGCTTGCCAATCATCCATTGCTCTGTACCAATTGTGAGAGAAACCTCAACTGCGAGTTGCAATCCCTTGCCTTGCAACTGGGAGTGAGAGAGTCACGATTCGAGAGGACGAAAAAATCGATACTCCCGATTGACTCCTCTTCCTCCGCAATTGTACGTGACCCGAATGCCTGCATTCTTTGCAATCGTTGTGTCGAGGTATGTGCAAAGGTACAGGAAGTGCATGCAATTGAGATGATGGGCAGGGGACTCCGTACGACCGTATCAACCTTCTTTGATGAAGGACTGGCTTCCTCAGTCTGTACCAACTGCGGGCAGTGCTCCCTTGTCTGTCCAACCGGTGCCATCACTGAAAAGAGTCATGAGAGGGAAGTATTCGATGCGATTGCTGATCCAGATCTCGTAGTGCTAGTGCAGACCGCCCCGGCTATCCGGGTAGGACTTGGAGAGGCAATGGGCTTGGGTGAAGGTTCCTTGGTGACCGGCAAGATGGTCAGTGCTCTGAGGACACTCGGCTTTGACAGGGTTTTTGACACCCAGTTCAGTGCCGATCTTACCATCATGGAAGAGTCTCATGAATTGATACACCGCATGACCAATGGTGGGACGCTTCCCATGATCACCAGTTGCTCTCCTGGATGGATCAAGTTCATTGAAACCTTCTATCCTGAACAACTCGACCATCTCTCATCCTGCAAGTCGCCACAACAGATGTTCGGCTCCATTGCCAAGACCTATTACGCTGAGCAAGCTGGAATAGATCCCAGGAATATTCGGGTGGTCTCGGTCATGCCCTGTACTGCCAAGAAGTTTGAGGCAGGCAGAAGTGAGATTGACAGTGCCTTCTCCTACTGGCGGGAAAAGGGTTCCTTCTCAGAGGAGGAGTACTTCCCGGATGTTGATTATGTTCTGACCACACGGGAACTGGCAAGGATGCTGAAACGGATTGGGATTGATTTCGCCCATCTGGAAGAGGGCAAGTTCGATGATCCCCTTGGACAGTCAACAGGATCGGCAGTACTGTTTGGTGCTACAGGTGGTGTGATGGAAGCAGCGCTCAGAACTGCATATGAGACCATCACAAAGACTACCTTAGAGGAGTTGGAGTTTGAACAGATTCGCATCGGTAAGGGTATCAGGGAAGCAACCATCATGATCGGGGAAACCCCGCTTAAGGTTGCAGTAGCCAATACCCTGGCAAATGCTCGCGTCCTCCTGGACCAGATCCAGGAAGGCAAGAGTCCCTATGCGTTCATAGAAGTGATGACCTGTCCTGATGGATGTCTGGGGGGAGGTGGGCAACCGATTCCATCGACCAAGGAGATCAGGAGAAAGCGAGCCATGTCCATCTATGAGGAAGACCGTGGCATGCCGATACGCAAATCCCATGAGAATCCGTCCATCCAGGAACTCTATACCTCATTCCTAGAGCAGCCTCTGGGTCATCTGAGTCACCAGCTGTTACATACCACGTATGTAAAGCGTGGTGCCTATCCAGATTGA
- a CDS encoding FAD-dependent oxidoreductase, with the protein MSSILDRLDIEGRKTLYPEIPAIAVGMGTCGIGSGADVLFDAFLALQKKQKDAFMLRPVGCFGCCSEEPLVLLYNPEKPMVLLHNVGEADCAPIVQALIDGTYYAEKAFCKISNWDHHLSSHEYGEDYPELPEWNEIPFFHPQVKLVLRDAGIIDPTNIAEYVAVGGYRALEKALFTMNRESVLGEVKSSKLRGRGGAGFPTGLKWELMKKEESEKKYLICNADEGDPGAYMNRNEMESDPHMLLEGMLIAAYVTGADEGIIYVRAEYPLAVERLSSAIQDAYANNLLGDDILGANMRFNLQVVEGAGAFVCGEETALIASLEGRAGRPRSKPPFPSQKGYLGYPTTINNLETWCNIPLIIGKGSDWFMRFGIPSSPGTKVFSLVGKVKHTGLVELPLGEKLTTLVYEAGGGSVSKTKRIKAVQSGGPSGGCIPSNLFDKSIDYESLAALGSIMGSGGMVVMDNDNCMVDSARYFVEFTTKESCGNCTPCREGLSQVLSILDRITKGEGKREDLQMLETLGAHISDTAMCGLGQSATNPVLTTLRYFPEEYESHILRKRCTAGTCEALVDELCSNSCPLSMRIPTYIALLRENRLVEAFTSTLEDNPLPGTLGRICHFHCQMRCRRDTLDAPVHQGELHRYLADTLYKMGNEQEVYQEMVARIPASTGKKIGIVGAGPAGLSAAFYLVRLGHEVTIYDEHSEAGGVLRYGIPSYRLPREVLAKELELFEQLPITFAFNKRLGKDMWLSDLKGNYDEVILALGSYHHAALQLDGADKGQVVQGTDVLNALAEGEVPSVGRRVVIIGGGNVAIDVARSLWRMGIDVTIAYRRDKEDMPANESEIEEAFSEGIPCIFNVAPKKVDRDKKGRLEALEVEELEIGEYDLSGRRIRRGTGTIRSIPCDTVIVAIGERVDTDLLQKEKLAVSKRGHLEVNPYLYETNQEHVWAIGDVINGPSTAAEAMGQGKEVARLIDLKLSGEDRFAQLFTTFRYDQTVGKTLYEGKAINAEKLPIAARSGSFEEVNKGYTGRQARMEAGRCLRCDVKCEQEVLYG; encoded by the coding sequence ATGAGCAGTATCTTGGACCGTTTAGACATTGAAGGAAGAAAGACCCTCTATCCAGAAATTCCTGCTATTGCAGTTGGAATGGGTACATGTGGCATAGGAAGTGGGGCTGATGTGCTCTTTGACGCATTCCTGGCTCTCCAGAAGAAACAGAAAGATGCTTTCATGCTTCGCCCTGTCGGTTGTTTTGGCTGTTGTAGCGAAGAGCCTCTGGTATTGCTGTATAACCCTGAGAAACCGATGGTACTCCTGCATAACGTAGGGGAAGCAGATTGTGCCCCGATTGTACAAGCACTGATTGATGGCACCTATTATGCAGAGAAAGCCTTCTGCAAGATAAGCAATTGGGACCATCATCTCTCTTCACATGAATACGGAGAGGACTACCCAGAACTTCCTGAATGGAATGAAATACCGTTCTTCCATCCACAAGTAAAACTGGTGTTGCGTGATGCGGGCATCATCGATCCAACCAACATCGCTGAGTATGTCGCTGTTGGTGGATACAGGGCACTTGAGAAAGCGCTCTTTACCATGAACAGGGAAAGTGTACTTGGGGAAGTCAAGTCGTCAAAGCTCAGGGGACGGGGAGGGGCTGGATTCCCTACTGGCCTGAAATGGGAATTGATGAAAAAGGAAGAGTCAGAGAAGAAGTACTTGATCTGCAATGCAGATGAAGGGGACCCTGGAGCATACATGAATCGTAATGAGATGGAGAGTGATCCTCATATGCTCCTTGAGGGCATGTTGATTGCTGCCTATGTGACAGGGGCAGATGAGGGGATCATCTACGTTCGTGCAGAGTACCCCTTGGCCGTGGAACGGCTAAGCAGTGCAATCCAAGATGCCTATGCCAATAATCTGTTGGGAGACGATATCCTTGGAGCAAATATGCGCTTCAATCTGCAGGTTGTGGAAGGTGCTGGGGCCTTTGTCTGTGGAGAGGAAACAGCATTGATCGCTTCACTGGAAGGGAGAGCGGGACGACCTCGCTCTAAACCACCATTCCCCAGCCAGAAGGGTTATCTTGGGTATCCAACCACCATCAACAATCTGGAGACCTGGTGCAATATTCCTCTCATCATTGGGAAGGGTAGCGACTGGTTTATGAGATTCGGCATTCCTTCCTCACCCGGAACGAAAGTATTTTCCTTGGTAGGAAAAGTCAAGCATACCGGGTTGGTCGAACTTCCCTTGGGAGAGAAGCTGACAACCTTGGTTTATGAGGCAGGTGGGGGATCGGTTTCAAAAACGAAACGTATCAAAGCTGTACAGAGTGGAGGCCCTTCAGGAGGGTGCATCCCCTCCAATCTCTTTGATAAGAGTATTGACTATGAGAGCTTGGCTGCCCTTGGCTCCATAATGGGCTCTGGCGGTATGGTTGTCATGGACAATGACAACTGTATGGTGGACTCAGCACGCTATTTTGTTGAATTCACCACAAAGGAGTCATGCGGTAACTGTACCCCTTGCAGGGAAGGCCTTTCACAAGTGCTTTCCATTCTGGATAGAATTACCAAAGGAGAAGGAAAGAGAGAGGACCTACAGATGTTGGAAACCTTGGGAGCCCATATCAGTGACACAGCAATGTGTGGACTTGGGCAGTCTGCTACCAATCCTGTGCTGACAACACTACGATATTTCCCTGAGGAATATGAAAGCCATATCTTAAGAAAGCGTTGTACAGCTGGAACGTGTGAAGCGTTGGTAGATGAGCTTTGTTCCAACTCCTGTCCACTTTCCATGCGGATTCCCACCTATATTGCATTGCTTAGGGAGAATCGATTGGTGGAGGCCTTTACCTCCACTTTGGAAGACAATCCCCTGCCTGGAACACTGGGAAGAATATGCCACTTCCACTGTCAGATGAGGTGCAGACGCGACACCTTGGATGCTCCTGTGCATCAGGGGGAACTGCATCGTTACCTTGCAGATACGCTCTACAAGATGGGTAACGAGCAGGAAGTATACCAAGAGATGGTTGCGAGGATTCCTGCATCAACTGGGAAAAAGATCGGAATAGTGGGTGCAGGCCCCGCTGGTTTGAGTGCAGCTTTCTACCTCGTTCGTCTTGGGCATGAGGTGACCATCTACGATGAGCATAGTGAAGCAGGTGGTGTGCTTCGCTATGGCATACCAAGCTATAGACTGCCAAGAGAAGTGCTTGCAAAGGAGTTGGAGCTCTTTGAGCAACTTCCCATTACCTTTGCTTTCAACAAGCGGCTCGGTAAGGACATGTGGCTCTCTGATCTCAAGGGCAACTATGATGAAGTCATTCTTGCTCTTGGCTCTTACCATCACGCAGCCTTGCAGCTTGATGGTGCTGATAAGGGACAGGTAGTGCAAGGTACCGACGTCCTCAACGCACTTGCTGAGGGTGAGGTGCCCTCGGTTGGCAGACGGGTTGTCATTATTGGAGGCGGCAATGTCGCCATCGATGTTGCCAGGTCTCTCTGGAGAATGGGAATTGATGTAACCATTGCCTATAGGAGAGACAAAGAGGATATGCCGGCCAATGAGAGTGAGATTGAGGAGGCCTTCAGTGAGGGTATTCCCTGCATCTTCAATGTTGCACCCAAAAAGGTTGACAGGGACAAGAAGGGAAGACTCGAAGCTCTTGAGGTGGAGGAGCTGGAGATAGGTGAATATGACCTCAGCGGTAGAAGAATCCGTCGAGGTACCGGCACCATCCGCTCAATCCCCTGCGATACGGTCATTGTAGCAATCGGGGAACGGGTTGACACAGACCTCTTGCAGAAAGAGAAGCTTGCCGTCTCAAAGCGTGGTCATCTGGAAGTGAATCCATACTTGTATGAGACCAACCAAGAGCATGTCTGGGCGATTGGGGATGTCATCAACGGACCTTCCACTGCAGCCGAAGCGATGGGGCAAGGCAAGGAAGTTGCCCGCCTAATCGACTTAAAGCTGAGTGGAGAAGACCGGTTTGCACAGCTTTTCACCACCTTCAGGTATGATCAGACAGTGGGTAAGACCCTGTATGAGGGAAAAGCCATCAACGCCGAAAAACTCCCTATTGCTGCAAGAAGTGGTTCCTTTGAAGAGGTGAACAAGGGCTACACCGGTCGCCAGGCAAGAATGGAGGCAGGAAGATGTCTCAGGTGCGATGTCAAGTGTGAACAGGAGGTACTCTATGGATAG
- a CDS encoding NAD(P)H-dependent oxidoreductase subunit E, whose product MHDRANEIAAIVSQHRERHGALLSILEAVQRTNEHNYLPKQELVMVAKELGVPLSQVYSVVTFYAFFNLKAQGEHVITVCRGTACHTRGSKPLLDKVLHMLGVELDEDGMATTPDYRFTVHTVACFGQCALAPVIAIDGVIHSMVTEEKLTTMIEALSAQKEGA is encoded by the coding sequence ATGCATGATCGAGCGAACGAGATCGCGGCGATTGTTTCTCAGCATAGAGAGCGACATGGTGCGCTTCTCTCCATACTGGAAGCAGTTCAGCGTACGAATGAGCACAACTATCTTCCCAAACAAGAACTGGTAATGGTAGCCAAAGAACTGGGGGTCCCTCTCTCCCAAGTCTATTCGGTTGTCACCTTCTATGCTTTCTTCAATCTGAAAGCACAAGGAGAACATGTAATTACCGTCTGTCGTGGAACGGCATGCCATACAAGAGGCTCCAAGCCCTTGCTTGACAAGGTGTTGCATATGCTTGGCGTTGAGCTTGATGAAGATGGGATGGCTACCACCCCTGACTATCGTTTTACCGTCCATACCGTGGCTTGTTTTGGGCAGTGTGCGCTTGCTCCGGTCATTGCAATCGATGGAGTGATTCACTCCATGGTAACCGAAGAAAAACTCACTACCATGATAGAAGCCCTCTCGGCACAGAAGGAGGGAGCATGA